From a region of the Chitinophagales bacterium genome:
- a CDS encoding ATP-binding cassette domain-containing protein, whose translation MEEQVIIELRDAVIYQQETLILSNVNLTIRKGEFVYLIGKTGSGKSSLLKVLYGDLMLAGGSGFVAGHDLKSITWKKLPFLRRNLGIIFQDFQLLTDRSVDANLSFVLHATGWTDKQKMQARITEVLEMVGLKTKGFKMPHELSGGEQQRVVIARALLNHPALILADEPTGNLDPDTSDEILRLLMDISLKSNTAVLIASHDFMTIQKFPSRTLKCENGKVHDMAVLETA comes from the coding sequence ATGGAAGAACAAGTGATTATAGAATTGCGGGATGCTGTCATCTATCAGCAGGAAACATTGATTCTGAGCAATGTGAATCTCACGATCCGCAAAGGCGAGTTTGTTTACCTGATTGGCAAAACAGGCAGCGGCAAAAGTTCATTGCTGAAAGTACTCTATGGCGACTTGATGCTTGCCGGCGGCAGCGGTTTTGTGGCGGGGCACGACCTGAAGTCAATCACCTGGAAAAAGCTTCCTTTCCTCCGCAGAAACCTCGGTATTATTTTTCAGGATTTCCAACTGCTGACAGACCGCTCGGTTGACGCCAATCTCAGTTTTGTGCTGCATGCCACGGGCTGGACAGACAAGCAAAAAATGCAGGCACGCATTACGGAGGTGCTGGAAATGGTGGGCCTGAAGACAAAAGGATTCAAGATGCCGCATGAACTGTCAGGGGGCGAGCAGCAGCGAGTCGTTATAGCCCGTGCATTACTGAATCACCCTGCGCTGATATTGGCGGATGAGCCTACCGGCAACCTTGATCCTGATACTTCCGATGAAATTCTGCGGCTGTTGATGGATATCAGCCTTAAATCAAATACCGCGGTGCTTATTGCCTCGCACGATTTCATGACTATTCAGAAATTTCCATCGCGCACGCTGAAGTGCGAAAACGGAAAGGTGCACGATATGGCAGTGCTGGAAACGGCATAG
- a CDS encoding glycosyltransferase family 4 protein: MSKSLHIISFNIPYPPDYGGVMDVFYKIKALHDAGVKIKLHCFEYGRKESDVLNQLCNGVFYYKREHSLRDFTSRTPYIVKTRKSSELLKNIAQDEAPILFEGLHTCYYLDHEELKNRVKAVRMHNVEWDYYRHLGKNESGMFRKFYFFTESVKLKSFEKVLAAADHLLPISKNDFDYLHKKFDSVTELPAFHPNEEVISTPGMGNYVLYHGNLAVVENNQAALFLVSKIFNDLNVKLIIAGSDPSSMLVDSVKKNRLVELRINPGEVEMMRLIRHAHINLLPTFQNTGTKLKLLNALFNGRFVVANSPMVENTGLEELCIVRDKAGEMKHAVEELMPVPFKDEDVALRKIILGKDYSNSANAEKLMKVLFSVSR; this comes from the coding sequence ATGAGCAAATCGTTGCACATCATCTCCTTCAATATCCCCTATCCTCCTGATTACGGCGGAGTGATGGATGTATTCTACAAGATCAAAGCGTTGCATGATGCGGGTGTAAAAATCAAACTCCATTGTTTCGAGTATGGCAGAAAGGAATCTGATGTACTGAACCAGCTCTGTAACGGAGTATTCTATTACAAACGGGAGCACAGCCTGCGTGATTTCACTTCCCGCACACCTTACATTGTTAAAACACGCAAGTCAAGCGAACTGCTCAAAAACATTGCGCAGGATGAAGCTCCTATCCTGTTTGAAGGATTGCATACCTGCTATTACCTCGATCATGAAGAGCTGAAGAACAGGGTAAAGGCAGTACGGATGCACAATGTGGAATGGGATTATTACCGGCACCTCGGGAAAAATGAGAGCGGAATGTTCCGTAAGTTTTATTTCTTCACTGAGTCGGTGAAGCTGAAAAGCTTTGAGAAAGTATTGGCAGCGGCAGATCATCTCCTGCCGATCTCCAAAAATGATTTTGACTACCTGCATAAGAAATTTGACAGTGTTACGGAACTACCGGCCTTTCATCCAAATGAAGAAGTCATCTCAACCCCGGGCATGGGAAATTATGTTTTATACCATGGCAACCTTGCCGTGGTGGAAAACAACCAGGCAGCGCTTTTCCTGGTAAGTAAAATCTTTAATGACCTTAATGTGAAGCTGATCATTGCCGGCTCTGATCCATCCTCGATGCTTGTGGACAGCGTGAAAAAGAACAGGTTGGTAGAATTAAGGATCAATCCGGGCGAAGTGGAGATGATGAGACTGATACGCCATGCGCATATCAACCTGTTGCCTACTTTTCAGAATACGGGCACTAAACTGAAATTGCTCAATGCCCTGTTCAACGGCCGTTTTGTGGTGGCCAATTCACCGATGGTTGAAAACACAGGACTGGAAGAGCTTTGTATTGTACGTGACAAGGCCGGCGAGATGAAGCATGCGGTGGAAGAACTGATGCCGGTACCTTTTAAAGATGAAGATGTGGCGCTGCGAAAAATTATTCTGGGAAAAGATTATTCCAATTCCGCTAATGCTGAAAAACTGATGAAGGTTTTATTTAGTGTGAGCCGGTAA